The Bos indicus isolate NIAB-ARS_2022 breed Sahiwal x Tharparkar chromosome X, NIAB-ARS_B.indTharparkar_mat_pri_1.0, whole genome shotgun sequence genome has a window encoding:
- the LAS1L gene encoding ribosomal biogenesis protein LAS1L isoform X3: MEADREMEADHEMEDDLQCGGTRPELDVEPVEPDVEPDVEPDVRSESEIEPGLGPRGMDLVWSAWCGKCVKEKGSSPLWAQRIVVAWLSRAEWDQVMVYLFSDDYKLQRYALNRITVWRSRLGNELPLAVASTADLVRCKLMDVTGGLGTDELRLLYGMALVRFVNLISERKTKFAKLPLKFLAQEVNIPDWIVELRHELTHKKMPHINDCRRGCYFVLDWLQNTYWCRQMENSLRETWELEEEREETDEADQEEDKKIVVDDITEQNPEPKDEEKGVELNVKTDGDRESNKDGKEVDPLLQKALRHKQLYERARELLVSYEEEQFKVLEKYRHLPQAIKAWNNLSPPVECILAELKGITLENREAVLDAFLDDGFLIPTFEQLAALQIEYEENVDLDDVLVPKPFSQFWQPLLRGLHSQTFTQALLERMLSELPALGNTGIRPTYILRWTTELIVANTKTGRNARRFSASQWEARKNWRLFNCSASLDWPQVVESCLGSPCWASPQLLQLIFKAMGQFLPDEEQEKLLRICSIYTQSGENLVQEGSEASPIGKSPYTVDNLYLILKPAGSSSGAEGEAQKQEEQGNMNDVKEDEKENKEAVEDQVEENEEEENDHQKWEEEEEDDGHDDNDNDDEDEEDRMEVGPFSTEEESPTAENARLLAQKRGALQDSAWQVSSEDVRWDTFPLGRMPGQTEDPAELMLENYDTMYLLDQPVLEQRLEPPACKIGTLGLSCSSGSNDSGNLDQLLWSQEELHMLKTSVQLF; the protein is encoded by the exons ATGGAGGCTGATCGTGAGATGGAGGCTGATCATGAGATGGAGGATGATCTTCAGTGCGGCGGCACAAGGCCTGAGCTCGATGTTGAGCCCGTTGAGCCCGATGTTGAGCCCGATGTTGAGCCCGATGTCCGGTCGGAATCCGAGATTGAGCCAGGTCTGGGTCCCCGGGGAATGGATCTTGTGTGGAGTGCGTGGTGCGGGAAGTGCGTCAAAGAGAAAGGGTCGTCGCCACTCTGGGCCCAGCGCATCGTGGTCGCCTGGCTCAGCAGGGCCGAGTGGGATCAGGTGATGGTGTATCTGTTCAGTGACGACTATAAATTGCAGCGGTACGCGCTGAACCGCATCACGGTGTGGAGGAGCAG GTTAGGCAACGAACTCCCCCTGGCAGTGGCTTCTACTGCTGACCTGGTACGCTGTAAGCTCATGGATGTAACTGGTGGCTTGGGCACTGATGAACTTAGACTGCTCTATGGCATGGCATTGGTCAG gTTTGTGAACCTTATCTCGGAGAGGAAGACAAAGTTTGCCAAGCTCCCTCTCAAATTCCTGGCTCAGGAG GTGAACATTCCGGATTGGATTGTTGAACTTCGCCATGAGTTAACCCACAAGAAAATGCCCCATATAAATGACTGCCGTAGGG GCTGTTATTTTGTCCTGGATTGGCTCCAGAACACCTATTGGTGCCGCCAAATGGAGAACAGCCTGAGAGAGACCTGGGagttggaggaggagagggaagagacagATGAAGCAGACCAAGAGGAAGATAAGAAAATTGTTGTTGATGACATCACAGAACAGAATCCAGAGCCTAAGGATGAGGAGAAAGGTGTAGAGCTGAATGTCAAGACTGATGGAGACCGTGAAAGCAACAAAGACGGCAAAGAGGTTGATCCGCTTTTACAAAAGGCTCTGAGACATAAACAGTTGTATG AAAGAGCCCGAGAACTGCTGGTATCCTATGAAGAGGAACAGTTTAAG GTGCTGGAGAAATATAGGCATTTACCTCAGGCCATTAAAGCGTGGAATAACCTGTCCCCACCTGTAGAATGCATCCTGGCAGAGCTCAAGGGCATTACACTCGAGAACAG GGAGGCTGTGCTAGATGCTTTTCTGGATGACGGCTTTCTCATCCCCACGTTTGAACAGTTGGCAGCTTTGCAGATAGAGTATGAAG AAAACGTGGACTTGGATGACGTCTTGGTGCCAAAGCCGTTCTCTCAATTCTGGCAGCCCCTGCTTAGGGGCCTGCACTCCCAGACCTTCACGCAGGCCCTGTTGGAGAGGATGCTGTCTGAGCTGCCAGCCTTGGGGAACACTGGGATCCGGCCGACCTACATCCTCAGATGGACCACTGAACTGATTGTGGCTAACACCAAGACTG gacGGAACGCCCGCCGGTTTTCTGCCAGCCAGTGGGAAGCGAGAAAGAACTGGAGGCTCTTCAACTGCTCTGCCTCCCTTGACTGGCCCCAGGTGGTTGAGTCCTGTTTGGGCTCACCTTGCTGGGCCAGCCCCCAACTCCTTCAGCT CATCTTCAAAGCCATGGGGCAGTTCCTGCCAGATGAGGAGCAGGAGAAGCTGCTACGCATCTGTTCCATTTATACCCAGAGCGGAGAAAACCTGGTGCAGGAGGGTTCAGAGGCTTCCCCCATTGGGAAGTCTCCATACACAGTGGACAACCTGTATTTGATCCTCAAACCAGCAGGCTCAAGCTCTGGGGCTGAAGGAGAAGCCCAGAAACAGGAGGAGCAGGGCAACATGAATGATGTCAAGGAAGATGAGAAGGAGAACAAAGAAGCTGTGGAAGACCAggtagaagaaaatgaagaagaagaaaatgatcaCCAGAagtgggaagaagaggaggaagatgatGGTCACGATGACAACGataatgatgatgaagatgaggAAGACAGGATGGAGGTGGGACCTTTCTCTACAGAGGAAGAGTCCCCGACTGCCGAGAATGCCAGGCTCTTAGCCCAAAAAAGAGGAGCTTTGCAGGACTCCGCATGGCAAGTTAGCTCAG AAGATGTACGATGGGATACTTTCCCCTTAGGTCGAATGCCAGGTCAGACTGAGGACCCAGCAGAGCTTATGCTGGAGAATTATGACACCATGTATCTTTTGGACCAGCCTGTGTTAGAGCAGCGGCTGGAACCCCCAGCATGCAAGATTGG CACCCTAGGCCTGAGCTGCAGCAGTGGCAGCAATGACAGTGGCAACTTGGACCAACTTCTCTGGAGCCAGGAGGAGCTTCATATGCTCAAAACTAGCGTACAGCTTTTCTGA
- the LAS1L gene encoding ribosomal biogenesis protein LAS1L isoform X5, producing MEADREMEADHEMEDDLQCGGTRPELDVEPVEPDVEPDVEPDVRSESEIEPGLGPRGMDLVWSAWCGKCVKEKGSSPLWAQRIVVAWLSRAEWDQVMVYLFSDDYKLQRYALNRITVWRSRLGNELPLAVASTADLVRCKLMDVTGGLGTDELRLLYGMALVRFVNLISERKTKFAKLPLKFLAQEVNIPDWIVELRHELTHKKMPHINDCRRGCYFVLDWLQNTYWCRQMENSLRETWELEEEREETDEADQEEDKKIVVDDITEQNPEPKDEEKGVELNVKTDGDRESNKDGKEVDPLLQKALRHKQLYERARELLVSYEEEQFKVLEKYRHLPQAIKAWNNLSPPVECILAELKGITLENREAVLDAFLDDGFLIPTFEQLAALQIEYEDGQTEVQRGEGTDPKSHKNVDLDDVLVPKPFSQFWQPLLRGLHSQTFTQALLERMLSELPALGNTGIRPTYILRWTTELIVANTKTGRNARRFSASQWEARKNWRLFNCSASLDWPQVVESCLGSPCWASPQLLQLIFKAMGQFLPDEEQEKLLRICSIYTQSGENLVQEGSEASPIGKSPYTVDNLYLILKPAGSSSGAEGEAQKQEEQGNMNDVKEDEKENKEAVEDQVEENEEEENDHQKWEEEEEDDGHDDNDNDDEDEEDRMEVGPFSTEEESPTAENARLLAQKRGALQDSAWQVSSAP from the exons ATGGAGGCTGATCGTGAGATGGAGGCTGATCATGAGATGGAGGATGATCTTCAGTGCGGCGGCACAAGGCCTGAGCTCGATGTTGAGCCCGTTGAGCCCGATGTTGAGCCCGATGTTGAGCCCGATGTCCGGTCGGAATCCGAGATTGAGCCAGGTCTGGGTCCCCGGGGAATGGATCTTGTGTGGAGTGCGTGGTGCGGGAAGTGCGTCAAAGAGAAAGGGTCGTCGCCACTCTGGGCCCAGCGCATCGTGGTCGCCTGGCTCAGCAGGGCCGAGTGGGATCAGGTGATGGTGTATCTGTTCAGTGACGACTATAAATTGCAGCGGTACGCGCTGAACCGCATCACGGTGTGGAGGAGCAG GTTAGGCAACGAACTCCCCCTGGCAGTGGCTTCTACTGCTGACCTGGTACGCTGTAAGCTCATGGATGTAACTGGTGGCTTGGGCACTGATGAACTTAGACTGCTCTATGGCATGGCATTGGTCAG gTTTGTGAACCTTATCTCGGAGAGGAAGACAAAGTTTGCCAAGCTCCCTCTCAAATTCCTGGCTCAGGAG GTGAACATTCCGGATTGGATTGTTGAACTTCGCCATGAGTTAACCCACAAGAAAATGCCCCATATAAATGACTGCCGTAGGG GCTGTTATTTTGTCCTGGATTGGCTCCAGAACACCTATTGGTGCCGCCAAATGGAGAACAGCCTGAGAGAGACCTGGGagttggaggaggagagggaagagacagATGAAGCAGACCAAGAGGAAGATAAGAAAATTGTTGTTGATGACATCACAGAACAGAATCCAGAGCCTAAGGATGAGGAGAAAGGTGTAGAGCTGAATGTCAAGACTGATGGAGACCGTGAAAGCAACAAAGACGGCAAAGAGGTTGATCCGCTTTTACAAAAGGCTCTGAGACATAAACAGTTGTATG AAAGAGCCCGAGAACTGCTGGTATCCTATGAAGAGGAACAGTTTAAG GTGCTGGAGAAATATAGGCATTTACCTCAGGCCATTAAAGCGTGGAATAACCTGTCCCCACCTGTAGAATGCATCCTGGCAGAGCTCAAGGGCATTACACTCGAGAACAG GGAGGCTGTGCTAGATGCTTTTCTGGATGACGGCTTTCTCATCCCCACGTTTGAACAGTTGGCAGCTTTGCAGATAGAGTATGAAG ATGGGcagactgaggtccagagaggggaAGGTACtgacccaaagtcacaca AAAACGTGGACTTGGATGACGTCTTGGTGCCAAAGCCGTTCTCTCAATTCTGGCAGCCCCTGCTTAGGGGCCTGCACTCCCAGACCTTCACGCAGGCCCTGTTGGAGAGGATGCTGTCTGAGCTGCCAGCCTTGGGGAACACTGGGATCCGGCCGACCTACATCCTCAGATGGACCACTGAACTGATTGTGGCTAACACCAAGACTG gacGGAACGCCCGCCGGTTTTCTGCCAGCCAGTGGGAAGCGAGAAAGAACTGGAGGCTCTTCAACTGCTCTGCCTCCCTTGACTGGCCCCAGGTGGTTGAGTCCTGTTTGGGCTCACCTTGCTGGGCCAGCCCCCAACTCCTTCAGCT CATCTTCAAAGCCATGGGGCAGTTCCTGCCAGATGAGGAGCAGGAGAAGCTGCTACGCATCTGTTCCATTTATACCCAGAGCGGAGAAAACCTGGTGCAGGAGGGTTCAGAGGCTTCCCCCATTGGGAAGTCTCCATACACAGTGGACAACCTGTATTTGATCCTCAAACCAGCAGGCTCAAGCTCTGGGGCTGAAGGAGAAGCCCAGAAACAGGAGGAGCAGGGCAACATGAATGATGTCAAGGAAGATGAGAAGGAGAACAAAGAAGCTGTGGAAGACCAggtagaagaaaatgaagaagaagaaaatgatcaCCAGAagtgggaagaagaggaggaagatgatGGTCACGATGACAACGataatgatgatgaagatgaggAAGACAGGATGGAGGTGGGACCTTTCTCTACAGAGGAAGAGTCCCCGACTGCCGAGAATGCCAGGCTCTTAGCCCAAAAAAGAGGAGCTTTGCAGGACTCCGCATGGCAAGTTAGCTCAG CACCCTAG
- the LAS1L gene encoding ribosomal biogenesis protein LAS1L isoform X2, producing MEADREMEADHEMEDDLQCGGTRPELDVEPVEPDVEPDVEPDVRSESEIEPGLGPRGMDLVWSAWCGKCVKEKGSSPLWAQRIVVAWLSRAEWDQVMVYLFSDDYKLQRYALNRITVWRSRLGNELPLAVASTADLVRCKLMDVTGGLGTDELRLLYGMALVRFVNLISERKTKFAKLPLKFLAQEVNIPDWIVELRHELTHKKMPHINDCRRGCYFVLDWLQNTYWCRQMENSLRETWELEEEREETDEADQEEDKKIVVDDITEQNPEPKDEEKGVELNVKTDGDRESNKDGKEVDPLLQKALRHKQLYERARELLVSYEEEQFKVLEKYRHLPQAIKAWNNLSPPVECILAELKGITLENREAVLDAFLDDGFLIPTFEQLAALQIEYEDGQTEVQRGEGTDPKSHKNVDLDDVLVPKPFSQFWQPLLRGLHSQTFTQALLERMLSELPALGNTGIRPTYILRWTTELIVANTKTGRNARRFSASQWEARKNWRLFNCSASLDWPQVVESCLGSPCWASPQLLQLIFKAMGQFLPDEEQEKLLRICSIYTQSGENLVQEGSEASPIGKSPYTVDNLYLILKPAGSSSGAEGEAQKQEEQGNMNDVKEDEKENKEAVEDQVEENEEEENDHQKWEEEEEDDGHDDNDNDDEDEEDRMEVGPFSTEEESPTAENARLLAQKRGALQDSAWQVSSGRMPGQTEDPAELMLENYDTMYLLDQPVLEQRLEPPACKIGTLGLSCSSGSNDSGNLDQLLWSQEELHMLKTSVQLF from the exons ATGGAGGCTGATCGTGAGATGGAGGCTGATCATGAGATGGAGGATGATCTTCAGTGCGGCGGCACAAGGCCTGAGCTCGATGTTGAGCCCGTTGAGCCCGATGTTGAGCCCGATGTTGAGCCCGATGTCCGGTCGGAATCCGAGATTGAGCCAGGTCTGGGTCCCCGGGGAATGGATCTTGTGTGGAGTGCGTGGTGCGGGAAGTGCGTCAAAGAGAAAGGGTCGTCGCCACTCTGGGCCCAGCGCATCGTGGTCGCCTGGCTCAGCAGGGCCGAGTGGGATCAGGTGATGGTGTATCTGTTCAGTGACGACTATAAATTGCAGCGGTACGCGCTGAACCGCATCACGGTGTGGAGGAGCAG GTTAGGCAACGAACTCCCCCTGGCAGTGGCTTCTACTGCTGACCTGGTACGCTGTAAGCTCATGGATGTAACTGGTGGCTTGGGCACTGATGAACTTAGACTGCTCTATGGCATGGCATTGGTCAG gTTTGTGAACCTTATCTCGGAGAGGAAGACAAAGTTTGCCAAGCTCCCTCTCAAATTCCTGGCTCAGGAG GTGAACATTCCGGATTGGATTGTTGAACTTCGCCATGAGTTAACCCACAAGAAAATGCCCCATATAAATGACTGCCGTAGGG GCTGTTATTTTGTCCTGGATTGGCTCCAGAACACCTATTGGTGCCGCCAAATGGAGAACAGCCTGAGAGAGACCTGGGagttggaggaggagagggaagagacagATGAAGCAGACCAAGAGGAAGATAAGAAAATTGTTGTTGATGACATCACAGAACAGAATCCAGAGCCTAAGGATGAGGAGAAAGGTGTAGAGCTGAATGTCAAGACTGATGGAGACCGTGAAAGCAACAAAGACGGCAAAGAGGTTGATCCGCTTTTACAAAAGGCTCTGAGACATAAACAGTTGTATG AAAGAGCCCGAGAACTGCTGGTATCCTATGAAGAGGAACAGTTTAAG GTGCTGGAGAAATATAGGCATTTACCTCAGGCCATTAAAGCGTGGAATAACCTGTCCCCACCTGTAGAATGCATCCTGGCAGAGCTCAAGGGCATTACACTCGAGAACAG GGAGGCTGTGCTAGATGCTTTTCTGGATGACGGCTTTCTCATCCCCACGTTTGAACAGTTGGCAGCTTTGCAGATAGAGTATGAAG ATGGGcagactgaggtccagagaggggaAGGTACtgacccaaagtcacaca AAAACGTGGACTTGGATGACGTCTTGGTGCCAAAGCCGTTCTCTCAATTCTGGCAGCCCCTGCTTAGGGGCCTGCACTCCCAGACCTTCACGCAGGCCCTGTTGGAGAGGATGCTGTCTGAGCTGCCAGCCTTGGGGAACACTGGGATCCGGCCGACCTACATCCTCAGATGGACCACTGAACTGATTGTGGCTAACACCAAGACTG gacGGAACGCCCGCCGGTTTTCTGCCAGCCAGTGGGAAGCGAGAAAGAACTGGAGGCTCTTCAACTGCTCTGCCTCCCTTGACTGGCCCCAGGTGGTTGAGTCCTGTTTGGGCTCACCTTGCTGGGCCAGCCCCCAACTCCTTCAGCT CATCTTCAAAGCCATGGGGCAGTTCCTGCCAGATGAGGAGCAGGAGAAGCTGCTACGCATCTGTTCCATTTATACCCAGAGCGGAGAAAACCTGGTGCAGGAGGGTTCAGAGGCTTCCCCCATTGGGAAGTCTCCATACACAGTGGACAACCTGTATTTGATCCTCAAACCAGCAGGCTCAAGCTCTGGGGCTGAAGGAGAAGCCCAGAAACAGGAGGAGCAGGGCAACATGAATGATGTCAAGGAAGATGAGAAGGAGAACAAAGAAGCTGTGGAAGACCAggtagaagaaaatgaagaagaagaaaatgatcaCCAGAagtgggaagaagaggaggaagatgatGGTCACGATGACAACGataatgatgatgaagatgaggAAGACAGGATGGAGGTGGGACCTTTCTCTACAGAGGAAGAGTCCCCGACTGCCGAGAATGCCAGGCTCTTAGCCCAAAAAAGAGGAGCTTTGCAGGACTCCGCATGGCAAGTTAGCTCAG GTCGAATGCCAGGTCAGACTGAGGACCCAGCAGAGCTTATGCTGGAGAATTATGACACCATGTATCTTTTGGACCAGCCTGTGTTAGAGCAGCGGCTGGAACCCCCAGCATGCAAGATTGG CACCCTAGGCCTGAGCTGCAGCAGTGGCAGCAATGACAGTGGCAACTTGGACCAACTTCTCTGGAGCCAGGAGGAGCTTCATATGCTCAAAACTAGCGTACAGCTTTTCTGA
- the LAS1L gene encoding ribosomal biogenesis protein LAS1L isoform X1 — protein MEADREMEADHEMEDDLQCGGTRPELDVEPVEPDVEPDVEPDVRSESEIEPGLGPRGMDLVWSAWCGKCVKEKGSSPLWAQRIVVAWLSRAEWDQVMVYLFSDDYKLQRYALNRITVWRSRLGNELPLAVASTADLVRCKLMDVTGGLGTDELRLLYGMALVRFVNLISERKTKFAKLPLKFLAQEVNIPDWIVELRHELTHKKMPHINDCRRGCYFVLDWLQNTYWCRQMENSLRETWELEEEREETDEADQEEDKKIVVDDITEQNPEPKDEEKGVELNVKTDGDRESNKDGKEVDPLLQKALRHKQLYERARELLVSYEEEQFKVLEKYRHLPQAIKAWNNLSPPVECILAELKGITLENREAVLDAFLDDGFLIPTFEQLAALQIEYEDGQTEVQRGEGTDPKSHKNVDLDDVLVPKPFSQFWQPLLRGLHSQTFTQALLERMLSELPALGNTGIRPTYILRWTTELIVANTKTGRNARRFSASQWEARKNWRLFNCSASLDWPQVVESCLGSPCWASPQLLQLIFKAMGQFLPDEEQEKLLRICSIYTQSGENLVQEGSEASPIGKSPYTVDNLYLILKPAGSSSGAEGEAQKQEEQGNMNDVKEDEKENKEAVEDQVEENEEEENDHQKWEEEEEDDGHDDNDNDDEDEEDRMEVGPFSTEEESPTAENARLLAQKRGALQDSAWQVSSEDVRWDTFPLGRMPGQTEDPAELMLENYDTMYLLDQPVLEQRLEPPACKIGTLGLSCSSGSNDSGNLDQLLWSQEELHMLKTSVQLF, from the exons ATGGAGGCTGATCGTGAGATGGAGGCTGATCATGAGATGGAGGATGATCTTCAGTGCGGCGGCACAAGGCCTGAGCTCGATGTTGAGCCCGTTGAGCCCGATGTTGAGCCCGATGTTGAGCCCGATGTCCGGTCGGAATCCGAGATTGAGCCAGGTCTGGGTCCCCGGGGAATGGATCTTGTGTGGAGTGCGTGGTGCGGGAAGTGCGTCAAAGAGAAAGGGTCGTCGCCACTCTGGGCCCAGCGCATCGTGGTCGCCTGGCTCAGCAGGGCCGAGTGGGATCAGGTGATGGTGTATCTGTTCAGTGACGACTATAAATTGCAGCGGTACGCGCTGAACCGCATCACGGTGTGGAGGAGCAG GTTAGGCAACGAACTCCCCCTGGCAGTGGCTTCTACTGCTGACCTGGTACGCTGTAAGCTCATGGATGTAACTGGTGGCTTGGGCACTGATGAACTTAGACTGCTCTATGGCATGGCATTGGTCAG gTTTGTGAACCTTATCTCGGAGAGGAAGACAAAGTTTGCCAAGCTCCCTCTCAAATTCCTGGCTCAGGAG GTGAACATTCCGGATTGGATTGTTGAACTTCGCCATGAGTTAACCCACAAGAAAATGCCCCATATAAATGACTGCCGTAGGG GCTGTTATTTTGTCCTGGATTGGCTCCAGAACACCTATTGGTGCCGCCAAATGGAGAACAGCCTGAGAGAGACCTGGGagttggaggaggagagggaagagacagATGAAGCAGACCAAGAGGAAGATAAGAAAATTGTTGTTGATGACATCACAGAACAGAATCCAGAGCCTAAGGATGAGGAGAAAGGTGTAGAGCTGAATGTCAAGACTGATGGAGACCGTGAAAGCAACAAAGACGGCAAAGAGGTTGATCCGCTTTTACAAAAGGCTCTGAGACATAAACAGTTGTATG AAAGAGCCCGAGAACTGCTGGTATCCTATGAAGAGGAACAGTTTAAG GTGCTGGAGAAATATAGGCATTTACCTCAGGCCATTAAAGCGTGGAATAACCTGTCCCCACCTGTAGAATGCATCCTGGCAGAGCTCAAGGGCATTACACTCGAGAACAG GGAGGCTGTGCTAGATGCTTTTCTGGATGACGGCTTTCTCATCCCCACGTTTGAACAGTTGGCAGCTTTGCAGATAGAGTATGAAG ATGGGcagactgaggtccagagaggggaAGGTACtgacccaaagtcacaca AAAACGTGGACTTGGATGACGTCTTGGTGCCAAAGCCGTTCTCTCAATTCTGGCAGCCCCTGCTTAGGGGCCTGCACTCCCAGACCTTCACGCAGGCCCTGTTGGAGAGGATGCTGTCTGAGCTGCCAGCCTTGGGGAACACTGGGATCCGGCCGACCTACATCCTCAGATGGACCACTGAACTGATTGTGGCTAACACCAAGACTG gacGGAACGCCCGCCGGTTTTCTGCCAGCCAGTGGGAAGCGAGAAAGAACTGGAGGCTCTTCAACTGCTCTGCCTCCCTTGACTGGCCCCAGGTGGTTGAGTCCTGTTTGGGCTCACCTTGCTGGGCCAGCCCCCAACTCCTTCAGCT CATCTTCAAAGCCATGGGGCAGTTCCTGCCAGATGAGGAGCAGGAGAAGCTGCTACGCATCTGTTCCATTTATACCCAGAGCGGAGAAAACCTGGTGCAGGAGGGTTCAGAGGCTTCCCCCATTGGGAAGTCTCCATACACAGTGGACAACCTGTATTTGATCCTCAAACCAGCAGGCTCAAGCTCTGGGGCTGAAGGAGAAGCCCAGAAACAGGAGGAGCAGGGCAACATGAATGATGTCAAGGAAGATGAGAAGGAGAACAAAGAAGCTGTGGAAGACCAggtagaagaaaatgaagaagaagaaaatgatcaCCAGAagtgggaagaagaggaggaagatgatGGTCACGATGACAACGataatgatgatgaagatgaggAAGACAGGATGGAGGTGGGACCTTTCTCTACAGAGGAAGAGTCCCCGACTGCCGAGAATGCCAGGCTCTTAGCCCAAAAAAGAGGAGCTTTGCAGGACTCCGCATGGCAAGTTAGCTCAG AAGATGTACGATGGGATACTTTCCCCTTAGGTCGAATGCCAGGTCAGACTGAGGACCCAGCAGAGCTTATGCTGGAGAATTATGACACCATGTATCTTTTGGACCAGCCTGTGTTAGAGCAGCGGCTGGAACCCCCAGCATGCAAGATTGG CACCCTAGGCCTGAGCTGCAGCAGTGGCAGCAATGACAGTGGCAACTTGGACCAACTTCTCTGGAGCCAGGAGGAGCTTCATATGCTCAAAACTAGCGTACAGCTTTTCTGA